A window of the Henckelia pumila isolate YLH828 chromosome 3, ASM3356847v2, whole genome shotgun sequence genome harbors these coding sequences:
- the LOC140887585 gene encoding copper-transporting ATPase RAN1 — protein sequence MARSMTGLQLTAAAGADSADEEEGLLSSYDRRNPSNLRRIQVNVTGMTCAACSNSVESALNGLNGVVKASVALLQNKAEVTFDPALVQDYDIANAIEDAGFEAEIITEPSVSSSKPRGMLIGQFTIGGMTCAACVNSVEGILNKLPGVAKAVVALATSLGEVEYDSTVICKEDIINAIEDAGFEASFVQSNEQDKLVLGVTGITSEMDVQMLEGVLGNLNGVRQFNYDRTAKELEIHFDTELLGSRTLVDGIESGSHEKLQFFVKNPYTRMTSKDLEESSKMFRLFTASLLLSVPVIFMRIVCPHIPLLYSLLLWRCGPFRMGDWLKWGLVTVVQFVIGKRFYVAAGRALRNGSTNMDVLVALGTSASYFYSVCALLYGAITGFWSPTYFETSAMLITFVLFGKYLETLAKGKTSDAIKKLVELAPATATLLIKDKVGKVAGEREIDALLIQPGDVLKVLPGTKIPADGLVVWGSSYVNESMVTGESAPVLKEASLSVIGGTINLHGLLHIQANKVGSNTVLSQIISLVETAQMSKAPIQKFADFIASIFVPAVVTLASFTLLGWYLAGILGAYPKEWLPENGNYFVFSLMFAISVVVIACPCALGLATPTAVMVATGVGANNGVLIKGGDALERAQKIKYVIFDKTGTLTQGKATVTTAKVFSGMDRGEFLALVASAEASSEHPLAKAILEYARHFHEFDEPITTKNAQTPRLESKSFGWLHEASDFSALPGQGVQCIIGGKKILVGNRKLMTENWITIPGHVENFVVELEESAKTGILVAYDNDLIGVLGVADPLKREAAVVVEGLMKMGVNPVMVTGDNWRTARAVAKEVGITDVRAEVMPAGKADVICSLQKGGSVVAMVGDGINDSPALAAADVGMAIGAGTDIAIEAADYVLMRSSLEDVITAIDLSRKTFSRIRLNYFFAMAYNVIAIPVAAGVLFPWLKLTLPPWVAGACMAFSSVSVVCSSLLLRRYKKPRLTTILEITIE from the exons ATGGCGCGGAGCATGACCGGCCTGCAGCTGACGGCGGCTGCCGGGGCGGATTCGGCCGATGAGGAGGAAGGGTTGCTCAGCTCATATGACCGGCGTAATCCATCTAATCTGCGTAGGATTCAGGTCAACGTCACGGGTATGACTTGTGCCGCGTGCTCCAACTCCGTTGAATCGGCTCTCAACGGCCTCAACGGGGTTGTCAAAGCATCAGTGGCCTTGCTTCAAAACAAAGCTGAGGTTACCTTCGATCCTGCCTTGGTCCAG GATTATGATATTGCAAATGCAATAGAAGATGCTGGATTTGAGGCAGAAATCATAACTGAACCCAGTGTATCTAGTTCTAAACCACGTGGGATGTTAATAGGCCAGTTTACAATAGGGGGCATGACATGTGCAGCATGTGTAAATTCTGTGGAAGGGATTCTGAACAAGCTACCAGGTGTTGCGAAGGCTGTAGTTGCCTTGGCTACATCTTTAGGAGAGGTCGAGTATGACTCAACCGTCATCTGTAAGGAAGATATAATCAATGCTATTGAAGATGCTGGATTTGAAGCTTCATTTGTTCAGAGTAACGAGCAGGATAAACTTGTGCTAGGTGTTACTGGGATTACTAGTGAAATGGATGTCCAGATGTTAGAAGGAGTTCTTGGTAACTTAAATGGTGTGAGACAATTTAATTATGATCGAACAGCAAAAGAATTAGAAATCCATTTTGATACAGAGCTCCTTGGTTCCAGAACTTTAGTTGATGGCATTGAGAGTGGCAGCCATGAAAAATTACAGTTTTTTGTCAAGAACCCATATACCAGAATGACTTCTAAGGATCTGGAAGAATCTTCGAAAATGTTTCGACTTTTCACCGCCAGCTTGTTACTCAGT GTTCCCGTCATTTTTATGCGAATAGTCTGCCCTCATATACCTCTTTTATATTCTTTACTACTTTGGCGTTGTGGTCCTTTCCGAATGGGTGATTGGCTGAAATGGGGTTTGGTCACCGTTGTGCAATTTGTTATTGGCAAGCGTTTCTATGTAGCTGCTGGGAGAGCACTCAGAAATGGTTCAACAAACATGGATGTCCTGGTTGCGTTGGGAACTTCAGcttcatatttttattctgtATGTGCGTTATTGTATGGTGCAATAACTGGGTTTTGGTCTCCAACATACTTTGAAACGAGTGCAATGCTTATAACATTTGTACTTTTTGGTAAGTACTTGGAAACTCTTGCCAAGGGAAAGACATCAGATGCCATCAAAAAGCTTGTGGAGCTTGCTCCTGCAACTGCTACGCTGCTTATCAAAGACAAAG TTGGCAAAGTAGCGGGGGAAAGAGAAATTGATGCTTTGTTGATTCAGCCTGGGGACGTATTGAAAGTACTTCCAGGAACAAAGATTCCTGCTGATGGTCTGGTTGTATGGGGTTCAAGTTATGTAAATGAGAGTATGGTCACCGGTGAATCTGCTCCTGTTCTAAAGGAGGCCAGTTTGTCAGTTATCGGAGGTACGATAAACTTGCATGGTTTGCTTCACATACAGGCCAACAAAGTCGGATCAAACACAGTCCTAAGCCAAATTATATCCCTGGTTGAGACCGCGCAGATGTCTAAAGCTCCCATTCAGAAGTTCGCAGACTTT ATCGCAAGCATTTTTGTCCCTGCAGTAGTAACTCTGGCATCATTCACATTGCTAGGATG GTATCTTGCTGGAATTCTTGGAGCTTACCCCAAGGAGTGGTTGCCAGAAAATGGCAACTATTTTGTTTTTTCCCTTATGTTTGCGATATCTGTAGTTGTAATCGCATGCCCATGTGCACTGGGGTTAGCCACACCAACTGCTGTCATGGTCGCAACAGGGGTTGGAGCTAACAATGGAGTTCTTATAAAAGGAGGAGATGCATTGGAGAGGGCACAAAAGATCAAATATGTCATATTCGATAAGACAGGAACCTTAACCCAGGGTAAAGCCACAGTCACCACTGCAAAAGTTTTTTCTGGCATGGATCGTGGTGAATTCCTTGCATTAGTAGCTTCCGCAGAG GCTAGCAGTGAACACCCATTGGCGAAAGCGATACTTGAATATGCTCGCCATTttcatgaatttgatgaacCTATTACTACAAAGAATGCTCAAACCCCTAGGTTGGAGTCTAAGTCCTTTGGATGGCTTCATGAGGCATCTGATTTTTCTGCTTTGCCTGGACAAGGTGTGCAGTGCATTATTGGTGGGAAAAAGATTTTG GTTGGAAACCGGAAGCTGATGACTGAAAACTGGATAACCATCCCAGGACACGTGGAAAATTTTGTGGTGGAGTTGGAAGAAAGTGCCAAAACCGGAATACTTGTGGCCTACGATAATGATCTAATTGGAGTTCTTGGGGTAGCAGATCCACTCAAGCGGGAAGCTGCTGTTGTTGTAGAGGGCCTCATGAAAATGGGCGTCAATCCGGTCATGGTTACTGGTGATAATTGGAGAACGGCTAGAGCTGTTGCAAAGGAG GTTGGCATTACAGATGTGAGGGCAGAGGTGATGCCTGCAGGAAAAGCAGATGTGATTTGCTCACTGCAGAAAGGTGGAAGTGTAGTGGCAATGGTGGGGGATGGCATTAATGATTCTCCTGCCTTGGCAGCAGCAGATGTAGGTATGGCAATTGGGGCCGGAACAGACATCGCAATAGAGGCAGCTGACTATGTGCTAATGAGAAGCAGTTTAGAAGATGTGATCACTGCTATTGATCTTTCAAGGAAGACTTTCTCCCGGATCAGATTGAATTATTTCTTCGCAATGGCATATAATGTCATTGCCATCCCTGTTGCCGCTGGGGTTTTATTTCCTTGGTTAAAACTCACGTTGCCGCCTTGGGTAGCTGGTGCGTGCATGGCCTTTTCATCTGTAAGTGTTGTATGCTCTTCTTTACTTCTTAGAAGATACAAAAAACCAAGACTTACGACTATACTGGAGATCACTATAGAGTAG